The genomic region GCCCGAGGAGACGTACTCCTCGATCACGGTCGCCTTGGCGCCCTTCTCCAGCGCGACGACCAGGTGCGGGAAGATCGCGAGATCGGGCGTTCCCCGCGCGATCAGCACGCGGATCGGCTTCTCGACCACCGCGCCGGCGGGGACGTGGATCAGCACGCCCTCGGAGCGGAGCGCCGCGTTCAGGGCGGTGAAGCGGCTCTCGTCGTAACGCACCGAGGCGCCTACCAGCCGCTGGACCAGCTCCGGTTTCTCCCGCGCGGCCTGCGCGATCGAGAGCACCGTGACCCCCGCGCGCGAGAGCGCGGCGTCGCGGTCGAGGAGCACGACGTTGGCGTCGAGCGTGACGACGAGCGCCGAGCGCTCCTCGGCGGGTCCGATCTCCGCGCGCAGCTCGGCCGGCAGATCGGCCACGGAGCGCGCGGCCGGATGGGACTCCCGGTCGATCAGGAGCGCGTCCCACTTGAGGCCGGAGATGTCGGTGCGGCGCCAGAGCTCTTCGACCCGCGTCGGGAAGGGCGTCTTCTGGCTGAAGGCCCAGGCGCGGGCGCGGCGCTCGGCGAGAAACGCCGGCTCCTCCGCGCGCGCGGCGAGGGCGGAGACGCCCGCGTCGGTCAGACCGCCGAGCCGGCCGGGGAGGGCCGACGCGGGCTCGAGCGTGGTGCCTGGGATTTCGGAAGGGGCCACGTTTTCTCCTCTCATGTCTATGGCGTCCGGGGCGGGCCGGCGATCAGCCGACCGAGCCCTCCATCTGAAGCTGAATCAGGCGGTTCATCTCGACGGCGTACTCCATCGGGAGCTCCTTCGTGATCGGCTCGATGAATCCGCTCACGATCATGCCGGCCGCTTCCGCCTCGGGAATGCCGCGGCTCATGAGATAGAAGAGCTGCTCGTCCCCGATCTTCGAGACCGTCGCCTCGTGGCCGATCGAGACCTTGTCTTCCTCGATCTCCATGTAGGGATAGGTGTCCGAACGCGAGTCCTCGTCCAGGAGGAGCGCGTCGCAGCGCACCGTCGACTTGCAGTTGATCGCGCCCTTGGCCACCTTGACCAGGCCGCGATAGCCGGCCCGCCCGCCGTCCTTGCTGATCGACTTGGAGACGACGTTCGACGTGGTGTTGGAGGCCGCGTGCACGCACTTGCCGCCGGCGTCCTGGTGCTGCCCCTTGCCGGCGAAGGCGATCGACAGGATCTCGGCGTGCGCGCCCGGCTCCATCATGTAGACGCTCGGGTACTTCATGGTGAGCTTGGAGCCGAGGTTGGCGTCCACCCATTCCATGGTGGCGTCCTGGTAGGCCGCCGCGCGCTTGGTGACCAGGTTGAAGACGTTGTTCGACCAGTTCTGGATGGTGGTGTAGCGGCAGCGCGCGCCCTTCTTCACCACGATCTCGACCACCGCGGCGTGCAGCGAATCGCTCGCGTAGATCGGCGCGGTGCAGCCCTCGACGTAGTGCACGAAGGCGCCCTCGTCCACGATGATCAGCGTGCGCTCGAACTGCCCCATGTTCTGGGCGTTGATGCGGAAGTAGGCCTGCAGGGGCAGGTCGACCTTCACCCCCTTCGGCACGTAGATGAAGCTGCCGCCGCTCCAGACCGCGCTGTTCAGCGCGGCGAACTTGTTGTCCGAGGGCGGAATGATCGTCCCGAAGTACTGCCGGAAGAGATCGGGGTGCTGCTCCAGGGCCGATCCCGTGTCGAGGAAGATGACCCCCTTGTTCGCGAGGTCCTCCTTGATCTTGTGGTAGACGGTCTCCGAGTCGTACTGGGCGCCCACGCCGGAGAGGAACTTCTGCTCCGCCTCGGGAATGCCCAGCTTGTCGAACGTGCGCTTGATGTCCGCGGGCACGTCGTCCCAGTTCTTCCCCTGCTCGTCCGTCGGCTTCAGGTAGTAGAAGATGTTCTGGAAATCGATCTCCCCGACGTTGCCGCCCCAGTTGGGGAGCGGCTTCTTCTCGAACTGCTCGAGGGCCTTCAGGCGGAAGTCGCGCATCCAGGCCGGCTCCTTCTTCATCGCCGAGATCTCCGCGACCACGTCCTTGTCCAGCCCGCGGCGGGACTTGAAGATGGGGGCGATATCGTCGTGGAAGCCGTACTTCTCCTTGTAGCCTTCGCGAATGTCGAGCGACTGTTCGGTCATCGTGGCTCCTTTATCGTCCGGGGCGCTCAAGCGGCCTGGGGATCGCCCACGCCGATGTATCCCTGCGCCTCGAGCTCGTGCGCCAGCTCCGCCCCGCCCGACTTGACGATACGGCCGTCGACGAGCACGTGGACGAACTGCGGCTTGATGTAGTTGAGAATGCGCTGGTAGTGCGTGATCAGCAGCACGCCCAGGTCGGGACCGGCCAGCGCGTTGACCCCTTCGGCCACGATGCGCAGCGCGTCGATGTCGAGCCCGGAGTCGGTCTCGTCCAGCACCGCGATCTCCGGCCGGAGCACCGCCATCTGGAGGATCTCGGCGCGCTTCTTCTCGCCGCCCGAGAAGCCGTCGTTGATGTAGCGGCCCGCGAAGGAATCGTCCATCTTGAGAAGCGCCATCTTCTCCTTCACCAGCGCGCGGAATTCCTTGGGCGGAAGCGGCTTCTCCTCGCCCATCTCCTTGCGCCTCGCCTGCAGCGACATGCGCAGGAAGTTGGCCACGCTGACGCCCGGGATCGCGGTCGGGTACTGGAACGCGAGGAAGAGCCCGCGGCGCCCGCGCTCGTCGGCGCTCCACTCGGCGATGTCCTGCCCCTTGAAGCGGACCGATCCGCCGGTCACCTGGTATTTCGGATGGCCCATGAGGGCGTTGGCGAGCGTGCTCTTGCCCGAGCCGTTCGGCCCCATGATGGCGTGGATCTCGCCCTGATTCACCGTGAGGGTCAGCCCCTTGAGGATCGGCTTTCCCTCCACCGCGACGTGGAGATTGTCGATCTGAAGCGTCGGCGTGCCGCTCTTCATGTGCTCCCTTTCTCGATGGTTCGTGCGCGCCGCGCGCGCGGTGGCCGGGCCCGGTCTGGGCCCGCTACAGGCTGAAGCTGTCGCCGCACCCGCACGACTTCTTCACGCGCGGGTTCTTGAACTGAATGCCCGTTCCCAGCATGCCCCGCTGATAGTCCACGACGGTGCCGTCGAGGATCTCGAGCGAGCGGGGATCCACGAGCACCGTGAGCCCCTCGTACTCGAGGACCAGGTCGCTCGGGCGGCGGGCGGTGGTGAACCCCATGAAATAGGAATAGCCGGAGCACCCGCCCGCCTTGACGCCCAGGCGGAGATCCTGCCCCTCCTTGCCTTCCTTGGTCCGCACCCGGAGCACCCACTCGACGGCCGCGGGGGTCAGGGTGATGGTTCCCTTCGGAGCGCCGGTGGAATCGGCGCGGTTTTCGGCGGTCGTCTCGCTCATGCGCTCTCCGTC from Candidatus Binatia bacterium harbors:
- the sufD gene encoding Fe-S cluster assembly protein SufD, producing the protein MAPSEIPGTTLEPASALPGRLGGLTDAGVSALAARAEEPAFLAERRARAWAFSQKTPFPTRVEELWRRTDISGLKWDALLIDRESHPAARSVADLPAELRAEIGPAEERSALVVTLDANVVLLDRDAALSRAGVTVLSIAQAAREKPELVQRLVGASVRYDESRFTALNAALRSEGVLIHVPAGAVVEKPIRVLIARGTPDLAIFPHLVVALEKGAKATVIEEYVSSGEPGVAVVVPVTEITVGEAADLHLATLNHWAGNVYHFGVERARIGRDARFHWTFAALGGKLVKSDMELHLEGQGAEGKFSGCYFGNESQHFDFHTFQNHVVGNTTSDLLFKGALRGRARTIYQGLIRVHKNAQRSDAYQANRNLILSDKARADSIPSLEIEANDVRCTHGATVGQVDDEQLFYLMARGLAKPDAERLIISGFFEPVLERIPSPTLRALVTQAMDEKAGR
- the sufB gene encoding Fe-S cluster assembly protein SufB; protein product: MTEQSLDIREGYKEKYGFHDDIAPIFKSRRGLDKDVVAEISAMKKEPAWMRDFRLKALEQFEKKPLPNWGGNVGEIDFQNIFYYLKPTDEQGKNWDDVPADIKRTFDKLGIPEAEQKFLSGVGAQYDSETVYHKIKEDLANKGVIFLDTGSALEQHPDLFRQYFGTIIPPSDNKFAALNSAVWSGGSFIYVPKGVKVDLPLQAYFRINAQNMGQFERTLIIVDEGAFVHYVEGCTAPIYASDSLHAAVVEIVVKKGARCRYTTIQNWSNNVFNLVTKRAAAYQDATMEWVDANLGSKLTMKYPSVYMMEPGAHAEILSIAFAGKGQHQDAGGKCVHAASNTTSNVVSKSISKDGGRAGYRGLVKVAKGAINCKSTVRCDALLLDEDSRSDTYPYMEIEEDKVSIGHEATVSKIGDEQLFYLMSRGIPEAEAAGMIVSGFIEPITKELPMEYAVEMNRLIQLQMEGSVG
- the sufC gene encoding Fe-S cluster assembly ATPase SufC is translated as MKSGTPTLQIDNLHVAVEGKPILKGLTLTVNQGEIHAIMGPNGSGKSTLANALMGHPKYQVTGGSVRFKGQDIAEWSADERGRRGLFLAFQYPTAIPGVSVANFLRMSLQARRKEMGEEKPLPPKEFRALVKEKMALLKMDDSFAGRYINDGFSGGEKKRAEILQMAVLRPEIAVLDETDSGLDIDALRIVAEGVNALAGPDLGVLLITHYQRILNYIKPQFVHVLVDGRIVKSGGAELAHELEAQGYIGVGDPQAA
- a CDS encoding iron-sulfur cluster assembly accessory protein, with the translated sequence MSETTAENRADSTGAPKGTITLTPAAVEWVLRVRTKEGKEGQDLRLGVKAGGCSGYSYFMGFTTARRPSDLVLEYEGLTVLVDPRSLEILDGTVVDYQRGMLGTGIQFKNPRVKKSCGCGDSFSL